The nucleotide sequence CACGATCACATCGCCGCGGGCCAGGTCCATCAGATCGTATTTGCGGTTCGGCTCGGTGATGCCCATGCCCTCCGCGCGGCGACGCTTCTCCGCCGAGTCGAGAATCAGCCGGCCCTGCATCTGGCCGCCGGTGCAGCGGAGCGCGGCCGCGGCGATCACGCCCTCCGGCGCGGCTCCGGTGCCCAGATAGATATCGATCCCGGTCTCCTCCGGGCTCGTGGTGAAGATGATGCCGGCGATGTCGCCGTCCGAGATCAGGCGCACGCCCGCGCCCGTGTCGCGGATCTCGGCGACGAGGCCGGCATGGCGCGGCCGGTCGAGCACCAGCGCGGTGATCTGGTGCGGCCGTACGCCCTTGGCGCGGGCCAGCGCCAGGATGTTGTCGGTCGGGCTCGCATCGAGATCGACCACGCCCGCCGGGTAGCCAGGGCCGACCGCGATCTTCTGCATGTAGACGTCGGGGGCGGCCAGCAGCGCGCCGCGCTCGGCGATGGCCATCACCGCGATGGCGCCCGGCATGTCCTTGGCGCAGAGGGTCGTGCCCTCCAGCGGGTCGACCGCGATGTCGACCTCCAGTCCGCCACGGCCGAGCTTCTCGCCGATGTAGAGCATCGGCGCCTCGTCGCGCTCGCCCTCGCCGATCACCACGCGGCCGTCCACCGGCAGGGTGTTCAGCTCCTCGCGCATCGCGTCGACGGCGGCTTGGTCGGCGGCCTTCTCGTTGCCCTGGCCGCGCAGGCGCGCCGCGGCGATCGCGGCCCGCTCGGTCACGCGGGCGAGTTCCAGGCCGAGGATGCGCATCGCGACGTTGCGCGGGCCCTCGTGCGGCGCCTCAGACATGGTTCCTGCCCTCACGTCCCGGCCCGGATGTTTCCGATGCCGTCGCCCTGCGCGATCCGTGCCGCGCAGACGTTTCCTGTGCGGGACGGCATAGCACGGGCGCGCCGGATCGGTCTTGGCCCAACCCGGCGGAACGCGACGGTTTCCCCTACAACCCCAGATTAACGTTCTACTCGCGCTCGATCCGGATCAGCTGCGGCGACTCGGCGAGCAGCCCGTCCGCCGCGATGGCGTCGAGGGCCGCGCGGATGTTTCCTTCCGTCGCCGCGTAGGTGATCAGAACCAGCGGCACCGGCTGGCCGGAGCGGCCGCGCGGGTCGTTGACCGCCGCGTTCTCGCTGCGGCGCTGCAGGATGCTCTCGATCGAGATCTCGCGCTCGGCCATGCGGGTGGCCACGCCCGCGGCGACGCCCGGGCGGTCGTGCACGGTGAGCCGGATGTAGTAGCCGCCCTCGTGGCGCTGCATCTCGACCCGCTCGGACGGGCGCAAGGTGGCGCTCGGGCGGCCGAAGGCCGGGCGCACGAGGCCGGCGGCCACGTCGGTGACGTCGGCGACGACCGCGGAGGCGGTGGCCTCGCCGCCCGCGCCGGGGCCGATCAGGGTCAGCTCGCCCACCGCGTCGGCATCGACCGTGACGGCGTTCGTCACGCCCATCACCTGGGCGATGGCGGAGGATTTGGGCACCATGGTCGGGTGCACGCGCTGCTCGATGCCGGCGGCGGTCGCCTGGGCGACACCCAGGAGCTTGATCCGGTAGCCGAGCTCGTCCGCCATGCGGAGATCCAGCGGCTGCACCCGCGAGATGCCCTCGACCGAGACGCCCTCGGCGTCCACGACCGTGCCGAAGGCGAGGCTCGTGAGGATGGCGAGCTTGTGGGCGGTGTCGAAGCCCTCGACGTCGAAGGTCGGGTCGGCCTCGGCGTAGCCCAATGCCTGCGCGTCCTTGAGGCAGGCCTCGAAGGTCAGGCCCTCGCGCTCCATGCGGGAGAGGATGTAGTTGCAGGTGCCGTTGAGGATCCCGTAGACCCGGCTGACCGCGTTGCCGGGCAGGCCCTCGCGGATCGCCTTCACCACCGGGATGCCGCCCGCGACCGAGGCCTCGAAGGCCAGCGCCACGCCGGCCGCCTCGGCGGCTTTCGCGAGCGCCGCGCCGTGATGGGCAAGCAGCGCCTTGTTGGCGGTGACAACGTGCTTGCCCGAGGCGAGCGCCGCCTCGACGGTGGCCTTGGCGGGCCCTGCCGAGCCGCCGATCAGCTCGACCACGCAATCGACCTCGCCCGAGCCGGCCAGCGCCACCGGATCGTCGAACCACTGGATGCCGGAGAGGTCGAGCCCACGGTCGCGCGTGCGGTCGCGCGAGGAGACGGCGGTGACGCGGATCTCCCGGCCCGTCGCGGCGGAGAGCGCGTCGGCGCGGCGCGCGATCATGCGGACGACGGAGGCACCCACGGTGCCGAGGCCGGCGACGCCGAGGCGGAGGCTGTGTGTCATGGTTCCTATCCGGGCCCGGCAAGCGGCGGAGCGCGGACGCGCCCCGGCGGGCGCGGCACTCATGCAACGATTTGTCCGCACCCGCAAGAAACCCGCACAGGACCTGCGAGCAAGCAGGGTGCCGTCAGTCCGGCACGCGCCGCCGGTAGCGCGCGGCGGTCGCGATCAGCCCGTAGAGCACGCCGGCGTTGAAGAGGTGCCAGAGCCAGTGCGTGCCGAAGGGGATCGTCCAGCAGGCGGCCCGGTCGAGGGTGCGCGCCGCGAGCGAGAGGCCGAACAGGGCGGCGATTCCGAGGAGCGCCAGCCCCGCCTCGCGGCGGGCTGCGGCCCGGTGGCAGGTCTGGCCGGCGACGAGGGGCGCCGCGACGCCGCCGAGCGCCAGGAGGGCCGGCAGGTAGGCGATCGAGCCGTTGGTCAGCGCCTCGACGTCGCGGCCGGTGAGCGCGTCGAGCGCCGGGACGAGGCCGAACGAGAAGGCCAGGAAGCCGAGCGTGGCGCCCCCCGCCGCGAGGGGCCCCAGGCCGAGAAAGCGCCGCAGGGCCAGGAAGAAGTAGCCGTGGATGAAGACC is from Methylobacterium radiodurans and encodes:
- the glpX gene encoding class II fructose-bisphosphatase; the encoded protein is MSEAPHEGPRNVAMRILGLELARVTERAAIAAARLRGQGNEKAADQAAVDAMREELNTLPVDGRVVIGEGERDEAPMLYIGEKLGRGGLEVDIAVDPLEGTTLCAKDMPGAIAVMAIAERGALLAAPDVYMQKIAVGPGYPAGVVDLDASPTDNILALARAKGVRPHQITALVLDRPRHAGLVAEIRDTGAGVRLISDGDIAGIIFTTSPEETGIDIYLGTGAAPEGVIAAAALRCTGGQMQGRLILDSAEKRRRAEGMGITEPNRKYDLMDLARGDVIVAATGVTDGSLLRGVRFRPNVVETETVVYRSATGTIRRIRGERRRLDDGA
- a CDS encoding homoserine dehydrogenase; the encoded protein is MTHSLRLGVAGLGTVGASVVRMIARRADALSAATGREIRVTAVSSRDRTRDRGLDLSGIQWFDDPVALAGSGEVDCVVELIGGSAGPAKATVEAALASGKHVVTANKALLAHHGAALAKAAEAAGVALAFEASVAGGIPVVKAIREGLPGNAVSRVYGILNGTCNYILSRMEREGLTFEACLKDAQALGYAEADPTFDVEGFDTAHKLAILTSLAFGTVVDAEGVSVEGISRVQPLDLRMADELGYRIKLLGVAQATAAGIEQRVHPTMVPKSSAIAQVMGVTNAVTVDADAVGELTLIGPGAGGEATASAVVADVTDVAAGLVRPAFGRPSATLRPSERVEMQRHEGGYYIRLTVHDRPGVAAGVATRMAEREISIESILQRRSENAAVNDPRGRSGQPVPLVLITYAATEGNIRAALDAIAADGLLAESPQLIRIERE
- a CDS encoding ceramidase domain-containing protein, with the translated sequence MSTDWFEPIRAYCERTGAGFWDEPLNAATNAAFLAAALAAAWRAGRDPAALALAVLVGIVGIGSFLFHTLAVHWSMLADVIPIAVFIHGYFFLALRRFLGLGPLAAGGATLGFLAFSFGLVPALDALTGRDVEALTNGSIAYLPALLALGGVAAPLVAGQTCHRAAARREAGLALLGIAALFGLSLAARTLDRAACWTIPFGTHWLWHLFNAGVLYGLIATAARYRRRVPD